A region from the Brachyspira pilosicoli genome encodes:
- a CDS encoding NAD(P)-dependent alcohol dehydrogenase, whose protein sequence is MNGKMKVAIMTNLRKIEFTDRDIPKPKGDEVLVKLEYVGVCGSDLHYYEHGAIGNFIVEYPFVLGHECSGTVVEIGDKVKHLKVGDKVALEPGKTCGECEFCKTGRYNLCPDVIFFATPPVDGVFQEYVAHPESLSFKLPDNISTMEGALIEPLAVGMHAARQGDAKIGDVAFVTGAGCIGLCSMLALKACGVSKVYVIDVIKKRLDKALELGANGIIDASKENVVEKVLELTDGKGSNITIETAGSEITTNQAIEFAKKGSTIVLVGYSKTGKINMNVGMSLDKELTFKTVFRYRHIFPLCIDAIESGAIDIKNIVTNSYNFNDLQKALDDSVEDKASIVKTVIKIK, encoded by the coding sequence ATGAATGGTAAAATGAAAGTTGCAATAATGACTAATTTAAGAAAAATAGAATTTACAGATAGAGATATACCAAAACCAAAGGGTGATGAGGTGTTAGTTAAATTGGAATATGTAGGAGTATGCGGTTCTGATTTGCATTATTACGAACATGGGGCTATTGGTAATTTTATTGTAGAATATCCATTTGTTTTGGGGCATGAATGCAGCGGAACTGTTGTAGAAATAGGGGATAAGGTTAAGCATTTAAAAGTTGGCGATAAAGTAGCTTTAGAGCCTGGCAAAACTTGCGGTGAGTGTGAGTTTTGTAAAACAGGAAGGTATAATTTATGTCCTGATGTAATATTTTTTGCTACGCCTCCTGTTGATGGGGTATTTCAAGAATATGTTGCTCACCCTGAAAGTTTATCTTTCAAACTTCCTGATAATATATCAACAATGGAAGGAGCTTTGATAGAACCTTTAGCAGTTGGAATGCATGCTGCAAGGCAGGGAGATGCTAAAATAGGAGATGTGGCATTTGTAACGGGGGCTGGATGTATAGGGTTGTGCTCTATGTTAGCTTTAAAGGCTTGCGGGGTATCTAAGGTTTATGTTATAGATGTAATAAAAAAACGTTTGGATAAAGCATTAGAATTGGGAGCTAACGGTATTATTGATGCTTCTAAAGAAAATGTTGTAGAAAAAGTATTAGAATTGACAGACGGTAAAGGAAGTAATATTACTATAGAAACTGCCGGCAGTGAAATTACAACAAATCAGGCTATTGAGTTTGCAAAGAAGGGGTCTACTATAGTTTTAGTTGGATATAGCAAAACTGGAAAAATTAATATGAATGTTGGTATGTCTTTAGATAAAGAATTAACATTTAAAACTGTATTTAGATATAGACATATTTTCCCATTATGCATAGATGCTATAGAAAGCGGAGCTATTGATATAAAAAATATAGTTACTAATAGTTATAATTTTAATGATTTACAAAAAGCTTTAGATGATAGTGTAGAAGATAAAGCGAGTATTGTAAAAACTGTTATAAAAATTAAATAA
- a CDS encoding co-chaperone GroES, with protein sequence MSSIKPLADRVLLQVLEQEEKTSSGILLPDTAKEKTQKAKVIEIGSSKDIQVKKGDIVIYDKYSGIQIKEDNKEYLIVKNEEIVAIIK encoded by the coding sequence ATGTCATCTATTAAACCATTAGCAGATAGAGTTCTTTTACAAGTTTTAGAACAAGAAGAAAAAACTTCAAGCGGAATATTGCTTCCAGATACAGCTAAAGAAAAAACTCAAAAAGCAAAAGTAATTGAAATAGGTTCTAGTAAAGATATACAAGTAAAAAAAGGTGATATAGTTATATACGACAAATATTCCGGTATACAAATAAAAGAAGATAATAAAGAATATTTAATAGTAAAAAACGAAGAAATCGTTGCTATTATTAAATAA
- a CDS encoding ABC transporter ATP-binding protein produces the protein MIKVDNVVKYYGEHLALKGVSYTINKGEIVGFLGPNGAGKSTMMRIITGYLPATSGYVYLDDYEVYDNPIELKKRIGYMPENVSLYTEMTVIDYLKFCAKLKGVPSKKVKSAVENTIEITGLTKYRDRIIGHLSKGYRQRTGIAQAIIHDPEVLILDEPTSGLDPNQLIEVRALIKSLGGSRTVILSTHILSEVEDTCERALIIDSGELIAEDTIEGLKMAMDREILGGNIELKVADRQNDALLCVREINGVVQAETDNFGTIIIECERGNDSRAEIVKHLVNNNFDVLEIKPKERSLEEVFIYFTDKKKNQDFDKSKYIKDEGIKTDISEEE, from the coding sequence ATGATAAAAGTTGATAATGTAGTAAAATACTATGGAGAACATTTAGCTCTAAAGGGTGTTTCATATACTATAAATAAAGGTGAAATAGTTGGATTTTTAGGACCTAATGGTGCTGGAAAGTCTACTATGATGCGTATTATTACAGGGTATCTTCCTGCTACAAGCGGATATGTTTATTTAGATGATTATGAGGTTTATGATAATCCTATAGAATTAAAAAAAAGAATAGGATATATGCCTGAAAATGTTTCATTATACACAGAGATGACTGTAATAGATTATCTTAAATTTTGTGCTAAGCTAAAAGGAGTTCCAAGCAAAAAAGTTAAATCTGCTGTAGAAAATACAATAGAAATTACAGGCTTAACAAAATACAGAGACAGAATAATAGGACATTTATCTAAAGGATATAGACAAAGAACAGGTATAGCGCAGGCAATAATACATGACCCTGAAGTTTTGATACTTGATGAACCTACAAGCGGACTTGACCCTAATCAATTAATAGAAGTAAGAGCTTTAATAAAAAGTTTAGGAGGAAGCAGGACTGTTATACTTTCTACACATATATTAAGCGAAGTGGAAGACACTTGCGAGAGGGCTTTAATTATAGATAGCGGAGAGCTTATTGCTGAGGATACAATAGAAGGCTTAAAAATGGCTATGGACAGAGAGATACTTGGAGGAAACATTGAACTTAAAGTGGCTGACAGACAGAATGATGCTCTTTTATGTGTGAGAGAGATTAATGGCGTTGTACAGGCTGAAACTGATAATTTTGGCACTATTATTATAGAATGCGAAAGAGGAAATGATTCACGTGCTGAAATAGTAAAACATTTGGTTAATAATAATTTTGATGTGTTAGAGATAAAGCCTAAAGAGAGAAGTTTGGAAGAGGTATTTATTTACTTTACAGATAAAAAGAAAAATCAGGATTTTGATAAGAGTAAATATATAAAAGATGAAGGTATAAAAACTGATATTTCAGAAGAAGAATAA
- a CDS encoding ABC transporter permease, whose protein sequence is MRNIYVVFAREIQSFYVSPLYYILGFIYLALTGYFFTIEVYYSRLAVMENTMYNIGFFTILFLSILCMKLIAEERASGTFELIMTSPITSLQYVIGKYLSVLVVYASLLIMTFVYPILLMVFGKPDMGVIFSGYLGLFLLGTAILGLGLIATSISKSQLVAAILGVSMGVFAYIINWLSEMFTGASKLLNAISITTYFSDFTKGLIDIQNVIFFLIWAIACISISTMLVESYKWQ, encoded by the coding sequence ATGAGAAACATATATGTTGTATTTGCAAGGGAGATTCAATCTTTTTATGTGTCTCCTTTATATTATATATTAGGATTTATTTATTTAGCTTTAACAGGATATTTTTTCACTATAGAAGTTTATTATAGTAGATTGGCAGTAATGGAAAACACTATGTATAACATTGGTTTTTTTACAATATTATTTTTATCAATTTTATGCATGAAATTAATAGCTGAAGAGAGAGCATCTGGTACATTTGAACTTATTATGACATCTCCCATCACTTCACTTCAATATGTAATTGGTAAATATTTGTCTGTATTGGTTGTTTATGCTTCGCTTTTAATTATGACTTTTGTTTATCCTATACTTTTAATGGTATTCGGAAAGCCAGATATGGGTGTAATATTCAGCGGATATTTGGGATTATTTTTACTTGGTACTGCTATACTTGGATTAGGACTTATTGCAACAAGCATATCAAAAAGTCAATTAGTAGCTGCTATTTTGGGTGTATCAATGGGTGTATTTGCCTACATTATAAATTGGCTTAGCGAGATGTTTACTGGTGCAAGTAAATTATTAAATGCTATTTCTATAACTACATATTTTTCTGATTTTACTAAGGGATTAATAGATATACAAAACGTGATATTCTTTCTTATTTGGGCTATTGCTTGTATATCAATATCTACTATGCTTGTAGAGTCATATAAATGGCAATAA
- a CDS encoding ankyrin repeat domain-containing protein produces MSEIVEYVKNNDFDNVKKLIEANNSLVDARDEETRFTLLMLCAKKGFINIAKLLVEEGANLNLRSKTGITALMFACAEKQADVAKYLIDSGADVNLRDKPLFSALLYASLTKEHDIIKALIEAGADVNAKNFKLVTPLMFASGINDIETMKLLIDAGADIEHKNKDGERALEFAIRKEQKEAAEYLKTISK; encoded by the coding sequence ATGTCTGAAATAGTTGAATATGTCAAAAATAATGATTTTGATAATGTAAAAAAATTGATAGAAGCTAATAATTCATTAGTTGATGCAAGAGATGAAGAGACAAGATTCACACTTCTAATGCTTTGTGCTAAAAAAGGATTTATTAATATAGCAAAACTTTTAGTAGAAGAGGGGGCTAATTTAAACTTAAGAAGCAAAACAGGTATAACTGCTTTAATGTTTGCCTGTGCTGAGAAACAAGCAGATGTTGCAAAATATTTAATAGATTCTGGTGCTGATGTTAACTTAAGAGATAAGCCATTATTTTCTGCTTTACTTTATGCTTCACTTACGAAAGAACATGATATTATAAAAGCATTAATAGAAGCAGGTGCCGATGTGAATGCTAAGAATTTCAAATTAGTAACTCCTTTAATGTTTGCTTCTGGTATAAACGATATAGAGACAATGAAACTTTTAATAGATGCTGGAGCTGATATAGAACATAAAAATAAAGACGGAGAGCGTGCATTAGAGTTTGCCATTCGAAAAGAGCAAAAAGAAGCAGCAGAATATTTAAAAACTATTTCTAAATAA
- a CDS encoding TenA family protein: MDFSKKVWNKNIKNYQKIKDMPFNKELMDGSLGKNKFAYYIEQDAHYLKYYSKVLAIISSKIDDTNNAIAFLKSSINSYIVEEEVVHKYFRELFNFKNTNKITTANLGYTSFLINTSHTESVEVAASAILPCFWIYNEIGKYIKENAITKNNPYKKWIETYADEEFSKSTHNMINIIDNMYLKASKINKEKMIKAFDTAFIWEYRFWNDAYNLEVFNKI; the protein is encoded by the coding sequence ATGGATTTTTCTAAAAAAGTATGGAATAAAAATATAAAAAACTATCAAAAAATAAAAGATATGCCATTCAATAAAGAATTGATGGACGGCTCTTTAGGTAAAAATAAATTTGCTTATTATATAGAACAAGATGCCCATTATTTAAAATATTATTCAAAAGTTTTGGCAATAATATCTTCAAAAATAGATGATACTAATAATGCAATTGCATTTTTAAAATCTTCTATTAATTCATATATAGTTGAAGAGGAAGTGGTGCATAAATATTTTAGAGAGTTATTTAATTTTAAAAATACAAATAAAATAACAACTGCCAATTTAGGATACACGAGCTTTTTAATAAATACATCACATACAGAATCAGTAGAAGTGGCAGCATCTGCTATACTTCCATGCTTTTGGATATACAATGAAATAGGCAAATACATAAAAGAAAATGCCATCACAAAAAATAACCCATACAAAAAATGGATAGAAACCTATGCAGATGAAGAGTTCTCTAAATCCACTCACAATATGATTAATATTATAGATAATATGTATTTAAAAGCTTCTAAAATAAATAAAGAAAAAATGATTAAAGCTTTTGATACTGCTTTTATTTGGGAATATAGATTTTGGAATGATGCTTATAATTTAGAAGTATTTAATAAAATATAA
- a CDS encoding META domain-containing protein yields MVFVQEDSKKIEKIKVYKLVNMYSYMNITISIDKNKIYGQSSVNDYWADCKIENDKISISMINTTRKTADAKRRNAEGEYLSILQAAYSFNITDNILTIYTTFRDEPLIYEEIK; encoded by the coding sequence ATGGTTTTTGTGCAGGAAGATTCTAAAAAAATTGAAAAGATAAAAGTATATAAACTTGTCAATATGTATAGTTATATGAACATTACTATAAGTATTGATAAGAATAAAATATACGGTCAGTCTTCTGTTAATGACTATTGGGCAGATTGCAAAATAGAAAATGATAAAATTTCGATATCCATGATAAATACCACAAGAAAAACTGCTGATGCCAAAAGGAGAAATGCAGAGGGTGAATATTTATCTATACTTCAAGCAGCTTATTCATTTAATATAACAGACAATATATTAACAATATATACAACATTTAGAGATGAGCCTTTAATATATGAAGAGATAAAATAA
- the treC gene encoding alpha,alpha-phosphotrehalase encodes MNFKNKVVYQIYPKSFMDSNNDGFGDIKGIISKLDYLQNLGIDIIWSTPFFVSPQKDNGYDVADYYNVDPSYGTMEDVEELIKEAKKRNIDIMFDMVFNHTSTEHEWFKRGMNGEEKYKNYYIFKKGRIVNGKKEPPTNWVSKFGGNAWQYVEKFDEYYLHLFDVSQADLNWDNEEVRKEIFDIVNFWIKKGVYGFRFDVINLISKPEVFEDDFQGDGRRFYTDGINIHKYLKELNKNTFGKYDNAITVGEMSSTSIDNCIKYSGEKENELSMVFSFHHLKVDYKNNDKWQLMDFDFQELKKLLFTWQEGMQNNDAWSALFWCNHDQPRIVSRFGDDKKYHKESSKMLATVIHCLRGTPYIYQGEEIGMTNAYFDNINSYKDVESINYFNILKNNGIEEKEIYKILQARSRDNSRTPMQWNDKENAGFSNAKPWIEVIYNYKEINVENNLKDENSIFNHYKKLIKLRKDYKVISEGKTIPILKDDKNVFAFIREYEAEKLLVINNFYANEYTIDLSSINFNIKSSKCLISNYDTAVFDNIIKLKPYESIVLYNNK; translated from the coding sequence ATGAATTTTAAAAATAAAGTTGTTTATCAAATATATCCAAAATCTTTTATGGACAGCAATAATGATGGATTTGGAGATATAAAAGGAATAATATCAAAATTAGACTATTTACAAAATTTAGGTATAGATATTATTTGGAGCACTCCTTTCTTTGTTTCTCCTCAAAAAGATAATGGATATGATGTTGCTGATTATTATAATGTTGATCCTTCTTATGGCACTATGGAAGATGTTGAAGAGCTCATAAAAGAAGCTAAAAAAAGAAATATAGATATAATGTTTGATATGGTATTCAATCACACTTCTACAGAGCATGAATGGTTTAAGAGGGGTATGAATGGAGAGGAGAAATACAAAAATTATTATATATTCAAAAAAGGCAGAATAGTTAACGGTAAAAAAGAGCCTCCTACAAATTGGGTATCTAAATTTGGAGGCAATGCTTGGCAGTATGTAGAGAAATTTGATGAGTATTATTTGCATTTATTTGATGTGAGTCAGGCTGATTTGAATTGGGATAATGAAGAGGTAAGAAAAGAGATTTTTGATATAGTTAATTTCTGGATAAAAAAAGGAGTTTATGGATTTAGATTTGATGTAATAAACCTTATATCAAAACCAGAAGTTTTTGAAGATGATTTTCAAGGAGACGGAAGGAGATTTTATACTGACGGAATAAATATACATAAATATTTAAAAGAGTTAAATAAAAACACATTTGGAAAATATGATAATGCAATCACTGTAGGAGAGATGTCATCAACAAGTATAGATAACTGCATTAAATATTCTGGTGAAAAAGAAAATGAACTTAGCATGGTATTTAGTTTTCATCATCTTAAAGTTGACTATAAAAATAATGATAAATGGCAGCTCATGGATTTTGATTTTCAAGAATTAAAAAAACTTTTATTTACTTGGCAAGAAGGAATGCAAAACAATGATGCATGGTCAGCTTTGTTTTGGTGCAACCATGATCAGCCTAGAATAGTGTCAAGATTTGGTGATGACAAAAAATATCATAAAGAGTCGTCTAAAATGCTTGCTACAGTTATACATTGTTTGAGGGGTACTCCTTATATTTATCAAGGCGAAGAGATAGGCATGACCAATGCTTATTTTGACAATATTAATAGTTATAAAGATGTTGAGTCAATAAACTATTTCAATATACTTAAAAATAATGGCATAGAAGAAAAAGAAATATATAAAATACTTCAAGCAAGGTCAAGAGATAATTCAAGAACTCCTATGCAATGGAATGATAAAGAAAATGCGGGCTTTTCAAATGCTAAGCCTTGGATAGAGGTTATTTATAATTATAAAGAGATAAACGTAGAGAACAATCTTAAAGATGAAAACTCTATATTTAATCATTATAAAAAATTAATAAAACTAAGAAAAGATTATAAAGTTATTTCAGAAGGTAAAACTATACCTATACTAAAAGACGATAAAAATGTATTTGCTTTTATAAGAGAATACGAGGCTGAAAAACTTTTAGTAATAAATAATTTTTATGCTAATGAATACACTATAGATTTAAGCAGTATTAATTTTAACATAAAAAGTTCAAAGTGTCTTATTTCAAATTATGATACAGCAGTATTTGACAACATTATAAAATTAAAACCTTATGAGTCTATAGTGTTATATAATAATAAATAA
- the treP gene encoding PTS system trehalose-specific EIIBC component: MGKFTEDATLLLKYVGGKENIKAITHCVTRMRFVLIDPKKADIKAIENLKSTKGTFTQSGQFQVIIGNEVSEYYNEFVKISGIEGVSKDAVKESAKGNQTFLQRLMSNIAEIFSPLIPAIICGGFILGFRSIISDIKFFEEGTKSLTQISQFCSGTNDFLWLIGEAIFHFLPVGITWSITRKMGTTQILGIVLGITLVSPQLVNAYLVGSVDPKFYDFGIFQMPMVGYQAQVIPAIMAGFILVYLEKFWRKVVPEYISMVVIPFASLIPTVIISHAIVGPIGWKIGEAVSYVVYTGLTSKFGVLFAGVFGFFYAPLVITGLHHMSNAIDLQLMSQFGGTMLWPMIALSNIAQGSAVVAMSILQKRNNKAKQINIPAFISCYLGVTEPALFGVNLKYCFPFICALIGSCIAAIISVGSKVMATSIGIGGIPGILSIQPQHMLMFAVAMVFAIAIPLVLTFIVGKKKLKPEDLVDNAENLETNTSITITLDDDNFVSPMNGKVYKLSDIADEAFSSGAMGEGFAIELADSLVISPCDGEIIAAFPTKHAYGIETADGKEILIHIGMDTVELNGEGFESFVKVGDKVKKGDKLAKVDLEYIKSKEKSLVSPVVFTDGTKINLLKESIIIKNGEGKIIEIK; this comes from the coding sequence ATGGGAAAATTCACTGAAGACGCCACTCTTCTACTAAAATATGTAGGCGGAAAAGAAAATATTAAGGCAATAACTCATTGTGTTACAAGAATGCGTTTTGTTTTAATAGACCCTAAAAAAGCAGATATTAAAGCAATAGAAAATTTAAAATCTACTAAAGGCACTTTCACTCAATCAGGACAATTTCAGGTAATAATAGGCAATGAAGTTTCAGAGTATTATAATGAATTTGTTAAAATTTCAGGCATAGAAGGTGTAAGCAAAGATGCTGTAAAAGAATCTGCAAAAGGCAATCAAACATTCTTGCAGCGTTTAATGTCTAACATAGCAGAAATATTTTCACCTCTTATTCCAGCTATTATATGCGGAGGTTTTATATTAGGTTTTAGAAGTATAATATCAGATATAAAATTTTTTGAAGAAGGCACAAAAAGTTTAACTCAAATATCTCAGTTCTGCTCTGGAACAAATGATTTTTTATGGTTAATAGGTGAAGCAATTTTCCATTTTCTTCCTGTAGGTATTACTTGGTCTATTACTAGAAAAATGGGTACTACTCAAATATTAGGTATTGTTTTAGGTATAACATTAGTTTCTCCTCAGCTTGTTAATGCTTATTTAGTTGGAAGTGTTGATCCTAAGTTTTATGATTTTGGAATATTTCAAATGCCTATGGTTGGTTATCAGGCACAGGTTATACCAGCTATAATGGCAGGATTTATATTAGTGTACTTAGAAAAGTTTTGGAGAAAGGTGGTGCCTGAATATATTTCTATGGTTGTAATACCATTTGCATCATTAATACCAACTGTTATTATATCACATGCAATAGTTGGGCCTATAGGCTGGAAAATAGGTGAAGCTGTTTCTTATGTTGTATACACTGGACTAACATCAAAATTTGGAGTTTTATTTGCTGGAGTATTCGGATTCTTCTATGCCCCTTTAGTTATAACTGGTCTTCATCACATGTCTAATGCTATTGACTTACAGCTTATGAGTCAATTCGGAGGAACAATGTTATGGCCTATGATAGCTTTATCAAATATAGCACAAGGTTCTGCCGTTGTTGCTATGTCTATACTTCAGAAAAGAAATAACAAAGCTAAACAAATAAATATACCTGCATTTATATCATGTTATTTAGGAGTTACAGAACCTGCATTATTCGGTGTAAATTTAAAATATTGTTTCCCATTTATATGTGCTTTAATAGGTTCTTGTATAGCGGCAATTATATCTGTTGGTTCTAAGGTTATGGCTACATCTATTGGTATTGGCGGTATACCGGGAATACTTTCAATACAGCCTCAGCATATGTTGATGTTTGCTGTTGCTATGGTTTTTGCTATAGCTATACCATTAGTATTAACTTTTATAGTTGGAAAGAAAAAATTAAAACCAGAAGATTTAGTTGATAATGCAGAAAATTTAGAAACTAATACATCAATTACAATAACTTTAGATGATGATAATTTTGTTTCTCCTATGAATGGAAAAGTTTATAAATTATCAGATATAGCAGATGAAGCTTTTTCAAGCGGTGCTATGGGAGAAGGTTTTGCAATAGAATTAGCTGACAGTTTAGTTATATCTCCTTGCGATGGAGAAATAATAGCAGCATTTCCTACAAAACATGCTTATGGCATAGAAACCGCAGACGGAAAAGAGATACTTATTCATATAGGTATGGATACAGTTGAACTTAATGGAGAGGGTTTTGAATCTTTTGTAAAAGTGGGAGATAAAGTAAAAAAAGGAGACAAGTTAGCTAAAGTTGATTTAGAGTATATAAAAAGTAAGGAAAAGTCTTTAGTATCTCCTGTTGTATTTACAGACGGCACTAAGATTAATTTATTAAAAGAAAGTATTATCATAAAAAACGGAGAAGGAAAAATTATAGAGATAAAATAA
- a CDS encoding NERD domain-containing protein: protein MGLLNYFTKKLIPNFLYTDSLKGQVGEFEVDSALNPLFFGKAEHRQINNLVIIDSNGKTHQIDHIEIRTNGIFCIETKNYSGLIFGSEKDKKWTQCLRYGERNYFYNPIKQNKSHIFHLKKLLDNKYNIYSLIVFTQNNADKININNVINLCDLKNYLNNFDEGNNYTIDEMNYIYDKLISNHNNISNLEHIKNINYTKQEISNNICPRCKGKLILREGKYGQFYGCSNYPNCRFTIKK, encoded by the coding sequence ATGGGATTATTAAATTATTTTACCAAAAAACTTATTCCTAATTTTTTATACACTGATTCACTTAAAGGACAAGTTGGAGAATTTGAAGTTGATTCTGCTTTAAATCCATTATTTTTTGGTAAAGCAGAGCATAGACAGATAAATAATTTAGTAATAATTGATAGTAATGGAAAGACTCATCAAATAGATCATATAGAAATAAGAACAAACGGAATATTTTGCATAGAAACAAAAAATTATAGTGGGCTTATATTTGGTAGTGAAAAAGATAAAAAATGGACTCAGTGTTTAAGATATGGTGAAAGGAATTATTTTTATAATCCAATAAAACAAAATAAATCTCATATATTTCATTTAAAAAAATTATTGGATAATAAATATAATATTTATTCATTAATTGTATTTACTCAAAACAATGCGGATAAAATAAATATAAATAATGTAATTAATTTGTGCGATTTAAAAAATTATTTAAATAATTTTGATGAAGGAAATAATTATACCATTGATGAAATGAATTACATTTATGATAAGCTAATATCAAATCATAATAATATTTCAAATTTGGAACATATAAAAAATATAAATTACACAAAACAAGAGATAAGTAATAATATCTGCCCAAGATGTAAGGGAAAATTAATTTTAAGAGAAGGAAAATATGGACAATTTTATGGGTGTAGTAATTATCCAAATTGTAGATTTACAATAAAAAAATAA
- the treR gene encoding trehalose operon repressor — MSAKYEEIYNCLLDKIKFGHYKKGDILPSENNLMKEYDASRDTIRKSLQLLSNNGCIQKHKGKGSIVINSNIYNFEFGGIFSFKEVASKMYGKKVETIVHRCECIKPNSLIKKELKLNDDDKVWAIERIRNIDGENIILDIDFINASIIPFIDENILKDSLYEHIENNLQLKISYAEREISCEKINSNDKKLLDLKDYNMIINVESKTFLSDTRVFQITSARHRPDKFKFRDFARR; from the coding sequence ATGTCAGCAAAATATGAAGAGATATATAACTGTTTACTCGATAAAATAAAGTTCGGACATTACAAAAAAGGAGATATACTTCCAAGCGAAAATAACTTAATGAAAGAATACGATGCTTCAAGGGATACCATAAGAAAATCATTGCAGCTTTTATCTAATAACGGATGCATTCAAAAACATAAAGGCAAAGGTTCTATAGTTATTAATTCTAATATATACAATTTTGAATTCGGCGGGATATTTAGCTTCAAAGAAGTAGCTTCTAAAATGTATGGTAAAAAAGTAGAAACCATAGTACATAGATGCGAATGTATAAAACCTAATTCATTAATAAAAAAAGAATTGAAGCTAAATGATGATGATAAGGTATGGGCTATAGAGAGAATAAGAAATATAGACGGTGAAAATATTATACTTGATATAGATTTTATTAATGCATCTATTATACCTTTCATAGATGAAAATATTTTAAAAGACTCTTTATATGAACATATAGAAAATAATTTACAATTAAAAATCTCTTATGCTGAAAGAGAAATATCATGCGAAAAAATAAATAGTAATGATAAAAAACTTCTTGATTTAAAAGATTATAATATGATAATAAATGTAGAATCTAAAACATTTTTATCAGATACAAGAGTTTTTCAAATAACTTCAGCCAGACATAGACCAGATAAATTTAAATTCAGAGATTTTGCAAGAAGATAA
- a CDS encoding biotin--[acetyl-CoA-carboxylase] ligase encodes MEVNIFLENLKTKLYGRNLKVFESLESTNTKMIEDLNNGINLEEGSVYIALKQTAGKGTHGNNWVSNNNLGLWFSVLIYTPFKKEALSFLPGIALSKCLREKFNINAHVKWPNDVLVKNRKISGTLIQVIPMENRNACIIGTGVNLYHTKEDFPSDIQHKATSLYMETNLKIELSEFYKELITYFEEVYTSEKKLSEYFREYSNMIGRVIKAKKDDKEINALVKDITEEGYLIVEVNKKEETWISRASLDIDTNY; translated from the coding sequence ATGGAAGTTAACATATTTTTAGAAAATTTAAAAACAAAATTATACGGCAGAAACTTAAAAGTATTCGAATCTTTAGAAAGTACAAATACGAAAATGATAGAAGATTTAAATAATGGTATTAATTTAGAAGAGGGCAGTGTATATATTGCTTTAAAACAAACCGCAGGTAAAGGCACACATGGAAATAACTGGGTATCTAATAATAATTTAGGTTTATGGTTTAGTGTATTAATATATACTCCGTTTAAGAAAGAGGCATTAAGTTTTCTTCCCGGTATTGCTTTAAGTAAATGTTTAAGAGAAAAATTTAATATAAATGCTCATGTGAAATGGCCCAATGATGTTTTAGTAAAAAATAGAAAAATATCTGGAACGCTTATTCAAGTTATTCCTATGGAAAATAGAAATGCATGTATTATAGGAACAGGAGTTAATTTATACCATACAAAAGAAGATTTTCCATCAGATATACAGCATAAGGCAACATCTCTTTATATGGAAACTAATCTAAAAATAGAATTATCTGAGTTTTATAAAGAACTCATTACATACTTTGAAGAAGTATATACAAGTGAAAAAAAATTATCAGAATATTTCAGAGAATATAGTAATATGATAGGCAGAGTTATAAAGGCAAAAAAAGATGATAAAGAAATTAATGCTTTAGTTAAAGATATTACTGAAGAGGGATATTTAATAGTTGAAGTTAATAAAAAAGAAGAAACTTGGATATCAAGGGCTTCTTTAGATATAGATACAAATTATTAA